CTCCTTGCAAATCTCCTTTCAACTTTTCGTAAGAAGGAGGATTTTTATAGGGATTTTGCTCCAAAATTGCCAGAAGCTCTTCCGTTTTGGGCTTTAGTCCTGCTGTGGCTATCTTCTTCGCGTCTTTCTGTGCTCGTTTGGTGAAGCGTAATTCCCAGACTACCAATCAAGCTTCTCCTTAGTGACACATTCCTCAACAGGAGTATTCATC
This genomic interval from Scytonema hofmannii PCC 7110 contains the following:
- a CDS encoding Txe/YoeB family addiction module toxin — encoded protein: MVVWELRFTKRAQKDAKKIATAGLKPKTEELLAILEQNPYKNPPSYEKLKGDLQGAYSRRINIKHRLVYEVLEKERIVTVLSMWSHYE